Proteins encoded by one window of Gammaproteobacteria bacterium:
- the sufD gene encoding Fe-S cluster assembly protein SufD, with protein sequence MDSPIDAKRVYLEAMAGAALPGQAHAWVQALRDRARTSFDAIGFPTTRHEDWKYTNLASVVRQAFQPALAATVTREQLSASLLTGQTAHQLVFVNGRYNAALSNPPSFGKNGFAGSLAEALATSPDRLSAYLGQVAPIDKHPLAALNTAFLVDGACIHVPAGTVVEQPIHLVYVGTNDALAQPHNLIVAEAGSQVTVIEHYIGIDGARYFTNAVTEAVVERGATLEHYRLQQESAQGFHVGGVYVRQDSTSRFVSHAVDIGGLLVRNDLRTVVADSAECLLDGLYVIAGRQHVDNHTLIDHAQPRGVSREHYKGVLEGRSRAVFNGRVIVQPNAQRIDAQQLNNNLLLSEDAEVDTKPEFEIYADDVKCGHGATVGQLDPDELFYLRSRALDEAAARDLLTFAFAEDILRRFRLAPIRQALEQTLTTRLLHGRQLKEIELI encoded by the coding sequence ATGGATTCGCCGATCGACGCCAAGCGGGTTTATCTCGAGGCCATGGCCGGTGCGGCATTGCCGGGGCAGGCGCATGCGTGGGTGCAGGCGTTGCGCGACCGTGCACGCACGAGCTTTGATGCCATTGGTTTTCCGACGACGCGCCACGAAGATTGGAAGTACACGAATTTAGCGTCGGTGGTGCGCCAGGCATTCCAACCGGCATTGGCGGCGACGGTAACCCGTGAACAATTAAGTGCATCGCTGCTGACAGGGCAGACGGCCCATCAGTTGGTGTTCGTGAACGGACGTTACAACGCCGCGCTTTCCAATCCGCCGAGTTTCGGTAAGAACGGATTTGCCGGCTCGTTGGCCGAGGCGCTGGCGACATCGCCCGATCGCTTGAGCGCTTACCTCGGCCAAGTCGCGCCGATCGATAAACATCCGTTGGCGGCGCTTAATACCGCGTTTCTCGTAGACGGCGCCTGCATCCATGTGCCGGCCGGAACGGTGGTCGAGCAGCCGATTCATCTGGTGTACGTCGGCACAAACGACGCGTTGGCACAGCCGCATAACTTGATCGTCGCCGAAGCCGGCAGTCAGGTGACGGTGATCGAGCACTACATCGGCATCGACGGCGCGCGTTACTTCACCAATGCCGTCACCGAAGCCGTCGTCGAACGCGGCGCGACGCTCGAGCACTATCGGTTGCAGCAAGAGAGCGCCCAAGGATTTCATGTCGGTGGTGTCTATGTGCGCCAAGATTCCACCAGCCGGTTCGTATCGCACGCCGTCGATATCGGCGGATTGCTGGTGCGCAATGATCTGCGGACGGTAGTAGCGGACAGCGCCGAGTGCTTGCTCGATGGTTTGTACGTCATCGCCGGCCGCCAGCATGTCGACAATCACACGCTGATCGATCATGCGCAGCCGCGCGGCGTTAGCCGCGAGCACTACAAAGGCGTGCTCGAAGGGCGCAGCCGTGCGGTGTTCAACGGCCGGGTGATCGTGCAGCCGAACGCGCAGCGCATCGATGCGCAGCAGCTGAACAATAATCTGCTGCTGTCGGAAGACGCTGAAGTGGATACCAAGCCCGAGTTTGAAATTTATGCCGACGACGTGAAGTGCGGTCATGGAGCGACCGTCGGTCAACTCGATCCGGACGAGCTGTTTTATTTGCGTTCGCGCGCGCTCGACGAAGCGGCCGCGCGTGATTTGCTGACGTTCGCGTTCGCCGAAGATATCTTGCGCCGTTTTCGGCTTGCACCGATTCGCCAGGCATTGGAGCAGACGTTGACGACACGGCTGTTGCATGGACGGCAACTGAAGGAGATAGAGCTGATATGA
- the sufC gene encoding Fe-S cluster assembly ATPase SufC, giving the protein MLSVRNLHVSVDGKPILKGIDLEVKAGEVHAIMGPNGSGKSTLSYVLAGRDGYEVTDGEIIYLGKDLLALSPEERAREGIFLAFQYPVEIPGVSNVYLLKAALNAARKHRGLEELDAMDFLTLVKEKLKLVQMKEDLLYRSVNEGFSGGEKKRNEILQMAVIEPRLALLDETDSGLDIDALKTVADGVNALRAPDRATVLVTHYQRLLNYIVPDRVHVLAQGRITKSGDKTLAQELERRGYGWIEAGARI; this is encoded by the coding sequence ATGTTATCGGTAAGAAATCTGCACGTCAGCGTCGACGGCAAGCCGATCCTCAAGGGGATCGACCTCGAGGTGAAGGCCGGCGAGGTGCACGCGATCATGGGGCCGAATGGCTCCGGTAAGAGCACGCTGTCGTACGTGCTGGCGGGTCGTGACGGTTACGAAGTGACCGACGGTGAGATTATTTATCTTGGCAAAGATTTGTTGGCGTTGAGCCCGGAAGAACGGGCGCGCGAAGGAATTTTTTTGGCGTTCCAGTATCCGGTCGAGATTCCCGGCGTCAGCAATGTGTACCTGCTGAAGGCCGCGCTTAATGCCGCGCGTAAGCACCGCGGGCTCGAAGAGCTCGATGCGATGGATTTCCTGACGCTGGTCAAAGAAAAGTTGAAGCTCGTGCAGATGAAAGAGGATCTTCTTTACCGCTCGGTCAACGAAGGTTTTTCCGGCGGCGAAAAGAAGCGCAACGAGATCCTGCAGATGGCGGTGATCGAGCCGCGCTTGGCGTTGCTCGACGAAACCGATTCCGGTCTCGATATCGACGCGCTGAAGACCGTGGCTGACGGCGTGAATGCATTGCGCGCGCCGGATCGGGCGACGGTGTTGGTCACGCACTATCAGCGGTTGTTGAATTATATCGTGCCCGACCGCGTGCATGTGTTGGCGCAGGGCCGCATTACCAAGTCCGGCGACAAGACGCTCGCGCAAGAGCTCGAACGCCGCGGTTATGGTTGGATCGAGGCGGGGGCGAGGATTTAA
- the sufB gene encoding Fe-S cluster assembly protein SufB produces the protein MATPNREVEDLIRREYQHGFVTDLDADSLPPGLSEDVVRAISAKKNEPEFMLEWRLKAYRHWLTMKTPEWAHVHYPPIDFQSIIYYSAPKTKKDGPKSLDEVDPKLLETYEKLGIPLQERAILAGVAVDAVFDSVSVATTFKDKLAEVGIIFCSFSEAVHNHPELVQKYLGSVVPHTDNFYAALNSAVFSDGSFVFVPKGVRCPMELSTYFRINASKTGQFERTLIVAEEGAYVSYLEGCTAPMRDENQLHAAVVELVALKGAHIKYSTVQNWYPGDEEGRGGIYNFVTKRGVCRGDSARISWTQVETGSAITWKYPSVVLEGDNSIGEFYSVALTNNRQQADTGTKMIHIGKNTRSTIISKGISAGRGQNAYRGLVKVLKSARNARNYTQCDSLLMGDRCGAHTFPYIEVKNPTAQVEHEATTSKISEDQLFFLRQRGLSTEDAVSMVVNGFCKEVFKELPMEFAVEAQKLLGVSLEGSVG, from the coding sequence ATGGCTACACCGAACCGAGAAGTGGAAGATCTGATCCGTCGCGAGTATCAGCACGGCTTCGTCACTGACCTCGACGCCGATTCGTTGCCGCCGGGTCTCAGCGAAGACGTCGTCCGTGCGATCTCAGCCAAGAAGAATGAACCCGAGTTCATGCTCGAGTGGCGCCTCAAGGCCTACCGTCATTGGCTGACGATGAAGACCCCGGAATGGGCGCACGTCCATTATCCGCCGATCGATTTTCAGTCGATCATCTATTACTCCGCGCCGAAGACCAAGAAGGACGGCCCGAAGAGTTTGGACGAGGTCGATCCGAAGCTGCTCGAGACCTACGAGAAGCTTGGCATTCCGCTGCAAGAGCGCGCGATCCTCGCCGGTGTTGCGGTCGATGCCGTGTTCGACAGCGTCTCGGTCGCGACTACGTTCAAAGACAAGCTCGCCGAAGTCGGCATCATCTTCTGCTCGTTCTCGGAGGCGGTGCACAACCATCCGGAACTCGTGCAGAAATATCTCGGCTCGGTGGTTCCGCATACCGACAATTTCTACGCCGCGCTCAACTCCGCGGTCTTCAGCGACGGTTCGTTTGTTTTCGTTCCGAAGGGTGTGCGTTGTCCGATGGAGCTGTCGACCTATTTCCGCATCAACGCCTCGAAGACCGGCCAGTTCGAGCGCACGCTCATCGTCGCCGAAGAGGGCGCGTACGTGAGTTACCTCGAAGGTTGCACGGCGCCGATGCGCGATGAGAATCAGCTGCACGCGGCTGTGGTCGAGCTGGTGGCATTGAAAGGTGCGCACATCAAATATTCGACCGTGCAGAATTGGTACCCGGGCGACGAAGAAGGACGCGGTGGAATTTATAACTTCGTCACCAAGCGCGGCGTCTGCCGTGGCGACAGCGCACGCATTTCCTGGACTCAGGTCGAGACCGGTTCGGCGATCACCTGGAAGTATCCGAGCGTGGTGCTGGAAGGCGACAACTCGATCGGTGAATTTTATTCGGTGGCGCTGACCAACAACCGCCAGCAGGCCGATACCGGCACCAAAATGATCCATATCGGCAAGAACACGCGCAGCACGATCATCTCGAAGGGCATCTCCGCCGGTCGCGGCCAGAACGCATATCGCGGCTTGGTGAAAGTTTTAAAGAGCGCGCGTAACGCGCGTAACTACACACAGTGCGATTCGCTGCTCATGGGCGACCGTTGCGGTGCGCACACGTTTCCGTACATCGAAGTGAAAAATCCGACGGCGCAGGTCGAGCACGAGGCGACGACCTCGAAGATCAGCGAAGACCAGTTGTTCTTCCTGCGTCAGCGTGGCTTATCGACCGAAGACGCGGTGTCGATGGTGGTCAACGGTTTCTGTAAAGAAGTGTTCAAAGAATTGCCGATGGAGTTCGCCGTCGAGGCGCAGAAGTTGTTGGGCGTCAGTCTCGAAGGCTCTGTCGGCTGA
- a CDS encoding SUF system Fe-S cluster assembly regulator translates to MLRLSKLTDYGTVVMTYLARESARLHAASEIATEIQIAAPTVSKILKRLAREGLVVSHRGAKGGYSLARPAREISVVEIIDALEGRVGLTECGTSEGLCSQESSCSIRTNWQSINLAVRHALAGVTLAEMAEPPRNFISLPVSRAGGRVNVVSNG, encoded by the coding sequence ATGCTGCGGCTGAGCAAATTAACGGACTATGGAACGGTGGTAATGACCTACCTCGCGCGGGAATCAGCGCGGCTGCACGCAGCCAGCGAGATCGCGACTGAGATACAGATCGCCGCGCCGACGGTGAGCAAGATATTGAAGCGTTTAGCCCGTGAAGGATTGGTGGTATCGCATCGGGGCGCGAAAGGGGGGTATTCCTTGGCGCGTCCGGCGCGTGAGATCAGCGTGGTGGAAATTATCGATGCGCTCGAAGGCCGAGTGGGTCTGACGGAGTGCGGTACCTCCGAAGGGCTGTGCTCGCAAGAGTCGTCCTGTTCGATTCGTACTAATTGGCAGAGCATTAATCTCGCCGTCCGTCATGCGCTTGCCGGTGTCACCTTGGCGGAGATGGCTGAGCCACCGCGGAATTTTATCAGTCTACCGGTCAGCCGCGCCGGCGGGCGCGTCAACGTAGTTTCAAACGGTTAA
- the iscA gene encoding iron-sulfur cluster assembly protein IscA, whose amino-acid sequence MAITLTEKAATRVRDFLARRGKGEGLRLGIKTVGCSGKTYIVDYADSIEPDEQVFESFGVKVIVDPKNLLFLDGMEIDYTREGLSEGFRFNNPNEKARCGCGESFSI is encoded by the coding sequence ATGGCTATTACGTTAACTGAGAAAGCAGCAACCCGCGTCCGGGATTTTTTGGCGCGTCGCGGCAAAGGCGAAGGGTTGCGACTGGGCATTAAGACGGTCGGTTGCTCGGGTAAGACCTATATTGTGGACTACGCCGACTCCATTGAGCCGGATGAACAGGTGTTCGAGAGCTTCGGCGTAAAAGTCATCGTCGATCCAAAGAATCTTTTGTTTTTAGATGGCATGGAAATCGATTACACCCGCGAAGGGTTGAGCGAAGGCTTCCGCTTCAATAACCCCAATGAGAAAGCCCGCTGCGGTTGCGGCGAGAGCTTCAGCATCTAG
- the iscR gene encoding Fe-S cluster assembly transcriptional regulator IscR — translation MKLTTKGRYAVTAMLDLALRYEKGSVTLADIAQRQGISLSYLEQLFAKLRRSGLVDSVRGPGGGYSLSSPPSQISVAQIIVAINENIDATRCGGERNCQGDEPCLTHQLWEELSFRIHDFLTGITLADLVSRPHVQEVASRQEARETRIPITALSRQ, via the coding sequence ATGAAGTTGACGACGAAAGGACGCTACGCGGTTACGGCGATGTTAGACCTGGCACTGCGTTACGAAAAAGGGTCGGTCACGCTTGCCGATATCGCGCAACGGCAAGGAATTTCCCTGTCTTACTTAGAGCAATTATTCGCCAAGCTGCGTCGAAGTGGTTTGGTGGATAGCGTTCGTGGTCCTGGCGGGGGTTACAGCTTATCGAGTCCGCCGTCGCAGATCTCGGTGGCGCAGATCATTGTGGCCATTAACGAGAATATCGACGCAACGCGCTGCGGTGGAGAACGCAATTGTCAGGGTGATGAACCGTGTCTTACTCATCAACTTTGGGAAGAGCTGAGTTTCCGAATCCATGACTTTCTGACGGGAATTACCCTGGCGGATTTAGTGTCGCGTCCGCATGTCCAAGAGGTGGCGTCACGCCAAGAAGCGCGCGAGACGCGTATACCGATTACGGCGCTATCGCGTCAATAA
- the cysE gene encoding serine O-acetyltransferase: MFSNLRSYIQSVFRRDPAARSVLEVLTTYPGIHALVLHRVAHRLWGWRLHWLARILGQLTRFLTGVEIHPAAKIGRGLFIDHGMGVVIGETAEIGDDCTLYHGVTLGGTSWRNEKRHPTLGNNVVVGAGAKILGPIHIGNNARVGSNSVVVKDVPADATVIGIPGRVILATTDAQTQQREAMAKKMGFEAYGQARHVADPVAHAIDCLLDHLHLIDQKMKILSETLEKSGIKVNLDLPQIEVSSLEDPETDGKTGWDDRTG, encoded by the coding sequence ATGTTTTCTAATCTACGTAGCTATATACAAAGCGTTTTTCGGCGCGATCCAGCGGCTCGTTCGGTGCTCGAGGTATTAACGACGTACCCGGGTATCCACGCATTGGTGTTGCATCGTGTTGCCCATCGACTTTGGGGCTGGCGCCTCCATTGGTTGGCGCGAATCCTCGGTCAGCTCACTCGTTTTCTGACCGGTGTCGAAATTCACCCCGCCGCCAAAATTGGGCGAGGTTTGTTTATCGATCATGGTATGGGGGTTGTTATCGGTGAGACGGCTGAGATCGGCGACGATTGCACGCTGTACCACGGCGTAACCTTGGGGGGTACCTCTTGGCGGAATGAAAAGCGTCATCCGACGTTAGGTAACAACGTGGTGGTAGGGGCGGGCGCGAAAATCCTCGGACCTATACATATTGGTAATAATGCCCGGGTTGGTTCGAATTCAGTGGTCGTAAAAGATGTGCCCGCTGATGCCACCGTGATTGGCATACCGGGCCGCGTCATCCTCGCGACGACTGACGCCCAGACGCAGCAGCGTGAGGCAATGGCTAAGAAAATGGGTTTCGAGGCGTATGGCCAAGCGCGCCATGTCGCTGACCCCGTCGCGCATGCCATCGATTGCTTGCTCGACCACCTACATCTGATCGATCAGAAGATGAAGATCCTTTCCGAAACCCTTGAAAAATCAGGCATAAAAGTAAATTTGGACCTACCGCAGATCGAAGTGTCCAGTCTAGAAGATCCAGAGACCGACGGAAAAACCGGCTGGGACGATAGGACCGGCTAA
- a CDS encoding RNA methyltransferase codes for MELLKAIRTVLIRPTHPGNVGAAARALKNMGLEQLCLVAPENYPGPEATARAADADDILARAQVCARLDEAIGDCHFVVGTSARSRRISWPFLDPAACATRLLAEAQRGPVAVMFGQERTGLTNDELDRCHALVHIPTNPDYPSINLGCAVQIIAYEVYRTATGGNTAPVISSDPPARIEDIELFYRHMEEVLTRIKFIDPENPRLLMRRLRRLFNRAQLDRNEVNILRGILTAVEQSSRELDINNTD; via the coding sequence ATGGAATTACTCAAAGCGATACGCACCGTACTCATTCGGCCGACGCATCCCGGTAACGTCGGCGCGGCCGCACGTGCGCTGAAAAATATGGGGTTGGAACAGTTGTGTCTGGTTGCACCGGAGAATTATCCAGGCCCAGAGGCGACAGCACGGGCTGCCGATGCGGACGATATCTTGGCTCGCGCGCAGGTTTGTGCACGGCTTGATGAGGCGATCGGCGATTGTCATTTCGTCGTCGGCACATCGGCCCGTTCGCGGCGCATCAGCTGGCCATTCCTGGATCCGGCAGCTTGCGCTACTCGTTTACTGGCGGAGGCGCAACGTGGGCCGGTGGCGGTAATGTTCGGTCAAGAACGGACCGGGCTGACAAACGATGAGCTCGACCGCTGCCACGCGTTGGTGCATATCCCGACAAACCCAGATTATCCGTCGATTAATCTCGGCTGCGCCGTGCAAATCATTGCCTACGAAGTGTATCGGACGGCGACTGGCGGAAACACAGCACCCGTTATTTCGTCGGATCCACCGGCACGGATCGAAGATATCGAGCTTTTTTATCGCCACATGGAAGAGGTTCTGACCCGCATTAAATTTATTGACCCGGAAAATCCACGCCTGCTCATGCGGCGGTTGCGGCGCCTGTTTAATCGGGCGCAGCTGGACCGTAATGAGGTCAATATCCTCCGTGGAATTTTAACCGCAGTGGAACAGTCGAGCCGAGAACTTGACATAAATAATACGGATTGA
- a CDS encoding inositol monophosphatase, whose protein sequence is MHPMLNTAVKAARRAGNIIMRHIDRLERLSIESKGRNDFVTDVDRMAENEIIDILRRAYPSHAFLAEESGSQTGDDFCWIIDPLDGTTNFLHGYPQFAVSIALQYKGRLEQGVIFDPHRNELFTTSRGQGAQMNDRRIRVSHTHDFRQALLGTGFPFKSAQHLELWIKVFRSVAPETSGVRRAGAAALDLAHVACGRFDGFWEFGLRPWDMAAGCLLIEEAGGLVSDPAGGRDHMATGLLIAGNPKIHPELLKQIRPHLPAEPISAWN, encoded by the coding sequence ATGCACCCGATGCTGAACACCGCGGTGAAAGCCGCACGCCGTGCCGGCAATATTATTATGCGGCACATTGATCGACTCGAACGCTTGTCGATCGAGAGTAAAGGACGTAACGACTTCGTGACCGACGTCGACCGCATGGCCGAGAACGAAATTATCGACATTTTGCGGCGCGCCTATCCGAGCCATGCCTTCCTCGCCGAAGAAAGCGGCAGTCAAACCGGCGACGACTTTTGCTGGATCATTGACCCGCTCGACGGCACCACCAATTTCTTACATGGTTATCCGCAGTTCGCCGTCTCGATTGCGCTGCAATATAAAGGTAGGCTCGAGCAAGGTGTGATCTTCGACCCCCATCGCAACGAATTGTTTACCACCAGCCGTGGTCAAGGCGCACAGATGAATGATCGGCGCATCCGCGTAAGCCACACCCACGACTTCCGCCAGGCGTTGCTCGGTACCGGCTTTCCGTTCAAGTCGGCGCAACACTTGGAGCTTTGGATCAAAGTATTTCGCAGCGTCGCCCCGGAAACTAGTGGCGTGCGCCGCGCCGGTGCGGCAGCACTGGATTTGGCGCATGTCGCTTGCGGGCGGTTCGATGGCTTTTGGGAATTCGGTCTGCGGCCGTGGGATATGGCGGCGGGGTGTCTCTTAATTGAAGAAGCCGGCGGGCTCGTCAGCGATCCGGCCGGTGGCCGCGATCACATGGCAACCGGGCTACTGATAGCCGGCAATCCGAAAATCCACCCGGAATTACTAAAGCAAATACGGCCGCATCTGCCAGCAGAGCCAATTAGCGCTTGGAATTAA
- a CDS encoding glycosyltransferase family 4 protein, with product MASVGRRRSVLIIVENLPVPFDRRVWQEATTLAAAGYDVSIICPRAKGYDTPREVIDGIHIYRHPLPMEASGALGYAIEYSVALFWQFVLAWRVFFARGFDVIHACNPPDTIFIIGLVFKLFGKRFLFDHHDINPELYEAKFGRRDLFYRLLCGLERLTFMTADVSIATNESYKRIAIERGHMEPENVYVVRSGPDLRRLRIQEPEVALKRGRQYLVGYVGVMGKQEGIDILLRAVQYLVHTVGRHDVQFGLVGGGTELEDMRAYAKQLNVAEYVTFTGRVPDAEMLAMLNTADVCVNPDVANEMNDKSTMNKIMEYMALGKPIVQFELTEGWFSAREASLYAKGNDAVDLAEKIVYLLDRPEQRERMGAYGRRRIENELEWKYEVPKLLSAYEALYRFPLPAEARSRPR from the coding sequence ATGGCATCTGTTGGTAGGCGGCGCTCGGTACTCATTATTGTCGAGAACTTGCCGGTACCGTTCGATCGGCGTGTTTGGCAGGAAGCGACGACACTAGCGGCGGCGGGTTACGACGTGTCGATTATTTGCCCGCGTGCGAAGGGTTACGACACGCCGCGCGAAGTTATCGATGGTATCCACATTTATCGTCACCCGTTGCCGATGGAAGCTTCCGGCGCGCTCGGCTACGCCATCGAATACTCGGTGGCGTTGTTCTGGCAGTTCGTGTTGGCCTGGCGTGTATTCTTTGCGCGCGGTTTCGACGTTATCCATGCCTGCAACCCACCGGATACGATTTTTATCATTGGTCTAGTGTTCAAGTTGTTTGGTAAGCGCTTTTTGTTTGATCACCACGATATCAATCCAGAGTTGTACGAGGCGAAGTTCGGCCGCCGGGATTTGTTTTACCGGCTGTTGTGCGGCCTGGAGCGGTTGACCTTCATGACGGCCGACGTATCGATCGCTACGAACGAATCGTATAAGCGTATCGCCATCGAGCGCGGTCACATGGAGCCGGAGAATGTCTATGTCGTGCGTAGTGGCCCGGATCTCCGACGCTTGCGTATTCAAGAGCCCGAGGTGGCGTTGAAGCGTGGTCGGCAGTATTTGGTCGGTTATGTCGGCGTCATGGGTAAGCAAGAAGGCATTGATATCCTGTTGCGTGCCGTGCAGTACCTCGTTCATACCGTGGGGCGGCACGACGTCCAGTTTGGATTGGTCGGTGGCGGGACTGAGCTCGAGGACATGCGGGCGTACGCTAAGCAGCTCAATGTTGCCGAGTACGTTACCTTTACCGGCCGTGTACCCGATGCAGAAATGCTGGCGATGCTCAACACCGCCGATGTCTGCGTTAACCCGGACGTCGCTAATGAGATGAACGATAAATCGACCATGAACAAGATTATGGAATACATGGCGCTTGGTAAGCCGATCGTTCAATTTGAGCTGACCGAAGGTTGGTTCTCAGCGCGTGAAGCATCGTTATATGCTAAGGGTAACGACGCGGTCGACTTGGCGGAGAAGATTGTCTATTTGCTCGATCGACCGGAACAGCGCGAGCGTATGGGCGCATACGGTCGCCGACGAATTGAGAACGAGCTTGAGTGGAAGTATGAAGTACCGAAACTGCTGAGTGCCTACGAGGCGTTGTACCGGTTTCCGTTGCCGGCGGAAGCGAGATCGCGACCACGGTAA
- a CDS encoding nucleotide sugar dehydrogenase — MRISIFGLGYVGAVSAGCFTKNGHEVIGVDPTRAKVELINEGRSPIIEKDIGALIEQAVRDKRLRATSDVAQAIRGTDLSIICVGTPSQLNGGLDLSYVRRVCDEIGVELRHKGGFHIVVVRSTMLPGSMRNVVIPALEEASRKRAGTDFGVCINPEFLREGTAVHDFYHPPKTVIGTTDERSGEVVAQLYRDIDAPLIQTNIETAEMVKYTDNVWHALKIGFANEIGNICKALNIDGHKVMDIFCKDTKLNLSPYYLKPGFAFGGSCLPKDVRALTYRARTLDLDLPILNAILPSNERQIERGLRMILDKGKRKIGVLGFSFKAGTDDLRESPVVEVIERLIGKGYDLRLYDKNVRLAGLVGANRDYILNRIPHISRLMTDELDQVIDFADTVVIGNGDPEFRQIPAKLRDDQILVDFVRVTENADKGRYDGICW; from the coding sequence ATGCGAATTAGTATTTTTGGCTTAGGTTACGTCGGTGCGGTCTCGGCCGGTTGCTTTACAAAGAACGGTCACGAGGTGATCGGCGTCGACCCGACACGTGCAAAGGTCGAGCTTATCAACGAAGGGCGGTCGCCGATTATTGAGAAAGACATCGGCGCCTTGATTGAACAAGCGGTGCGCGACAAGCGCCTGCGCGCTACCAGCGATGTCGCCCAGGCGATTCGTGGTACCGATTTATCGATTATATGCGTCGGTACGCCGAGCCAGCTCAATGGCGGCCTCGACCTTAGCTACGTGCGGCGTGTATGCGACGAAATTGGCGTCGAGCTGCGGCACAAAGGCGGCTTCCATATCGTCGTTGTGCGCAGCACCATGCTGCCGGGTTCGATGCGCAACGTCGTTATCCCGGCGCTCGAAGAGGCATCGCGCAAACGCGCCGGTACCGACTTCGGCGTTTGTATCAACCCGGAATTCCTGCGCGAAGGGACGGCGGTACACGATTTTTATCATCCGCCCAAGACTGTCATTGGTACGACCGACGAGCGCAGTGGCGAGGTTGTGGCGCAGCTCTACCGCGACATCGACGCGCCGTTGATTCAGACGAACATCGAAACGGCGGAGATGGTGAAGTATACCGACAACGTTTGGCATGCGTTGAAGATCGGCTTCGCCAACGAAATCGGCAATATTTGCAAGGCGCTGAACATCGACGGCCACAAGGTGATGGATATTTTTTGCAAAGACACCAAGTTGAACTTGTCGCCGTATTACCTGAAGCCCGGCTTCGCTTTCGGCGGCTCGTGTCTGCCGAAGGACGTGCGCGCGTTGACGTATCGAGCACGCACGCTTGATCTCGACTTGCCGATTTTGAACGCCATCTTGCCGAGCAACGAGCGTCAGATCGAGCGCGGCTTGCGCATGATTCTCGATAAAGGCAAGCGCAAGATTGGCGTACTCGGGTTCAGCTTCAAGGCAGGTACCGACGATTTGCGTGAAAGTCCGGTGGTCGAAGTGATCGAACGGTTAATCGGTAAAGGCTATGACTTACGGTTATACGATAAAAATGTGCGCCTTGCTGGTTTAGTCGGTGCCAATCGCGATTACATCCTCAATCGCATTCCGCATATCTCACGCCTCATGACCGACGAGCTCGATCAGGTGATCGATTTCGCCGACACCGTTGTCATCGGTAACGGCGATCCAGAGTTTCGGCAAATACCGGCAAAGCTACGTGACGATCAAATATTGGTCGATTTTGTGCGGGTCACGGAAAACGCCGATAAGGGCAGGTACGATGGCATCTGTTGGTAG
- a CDS encoding methyltransferase domain-containing protein, which yields MSAVQSMVQAARRQARAKRASVFREAFTLSSTTRILDIGSEDGSAVAAMLAGTGAQPNNVYIADSDLGRLEEGHRRFGFVPVEMPESGRLPFEDRFFDIVYCSSVIEHVTVPKSEVWAMHDGQEFQKRAHRRQRQFANEIRRLGKQYYVQTPDKWFPVESHTWLPFVGYLPRSMQLKVLALSNRYWIKRTTPAWNLLGTSDMRELFPDAEIRRERFMGLSKSIMAIKS from the coding sequence ATGAGCGCTGTACAGTCAATGGTGCAGGCCGCGCGGCGGCAGGCGCGCGCTAAGCGCGCTAGCGTTTTTCGCGAAGCGTTCACGCTCAGCTCGACGACACGTATTCTCGATATCGGTTCGGAAGACGGTTCGGCGGTGGCGGCGATGTTGGCCGGCACCGGCGCGCAACCGAATAACGTCTATATCGCCGATTCCGATCTCGGACGTCTGGAGGAAGGACACCGACGCTTCGGTTTCGTGCCGGTGGAAATGCCGGAATCCGGTCGGTTGCCGTTCGAGGATCGGTTCTTCGATATCGTGTATTGCTCGTCCGTAATCGAGCACGTCACGGTGCCTAAATCGGAGGTCTGGGCCATGCACGACGGCCAAGAATTTCAAAAGCGCGCGCATCGGCGCCAGCGCCAATTCGCTAATGAGATACGCCGGCTCGGCAAGCAATACTATGTGCAGACACCGGACAAGTGGTTTCCGGTCGAAAGCCATACGTGGTTGCCATTCGTAGGTTATTTGCCGCGCTCGATGCAACTCAAAGTGCTGGCGCTGAGCAACCGCTATTGGATAAAGCGGACTACGCCCGCTTGGAATTTACTCGGAACCAGTGATATGCGCGAGTTGTTCCCCGATGCCGAGATTCGACGCGAGCGTTTCATGGGGCTATCGAAATCAATTATGGCGATCAAATCCTGA